DNA sequence from the Juglans microcarpa x Juglans regia isolate MS1-56 chromosome 5S, Jm3101_v1.0, whole genome shotgun sequence genome:
TTGGATGCTAACATACTTCTATGGCCATCCTAAAACAGAAAACATGCAAATAGGATAGAGTATTTGAGACATCTTAAAAGGTAGCATCCCAGAAGATGGCTTTGCataggagattttaatgaaatcctcTTTCAAGGTGAAAAATTTGGAGGGGCAAGAAGAGATGAAAAACAGATGGAGGCTTTTCGAACAGTGCTGCAAGATTGTATGCTTACTGATCTAGGCTCGACAAAAGGTAAGTATACATGGAATAATAATAGATCAGATCATACCTTTACTAAAGAAAGGCTGGATAGAGCAACTGCAACTGCTGGATGGTGTGCAACATTTGGGGGTGGAGAGGTGCAAGTGTTAGCTAATTCCACCTCAGACCATAGTCCTATCATTATGACAATTGgtcagaaaaataataagatcaacAAAATCTCACAAGTGCGAAGATATGAAGATAGTTGGTCCACCTTTCCAAATTGTGAACATGTGATTAAAAGGGCAAGGCAGAATGGAAGAGGCAATTCTTGTGACCTGcagaaaatcaaagataaattagaaagGTGTATGAGAGAGTTAAGGTGGTGGAGCTGTAGAAAAGACTATGAAGCAAATGAATGCTTAGTGCAGAAGACCCATAGGCTGCAACAACTGCAACAATTTCTTACTGCAGATACAATTCAACAGACTAAACAACTTCaacaagaaagaaatgagatgctGGAGAGAGACCACctgaaatgaaaacaaagagcTAAGGTGACATGGCTTCAACATGGGGATCGAAATACAAGATATTACCATCTGTGTGCAAgtcaaaagaagaagagaaatacaATTGAGCAAGTTATGAATGGCAATGGTGTTTGTATAACAGAATCTGACCAAATTGGGAAGGCATTTACTCAGTTTTATAAAGAATTGTTCTCATCCTCAATGCCTACCAACATTGACAACTTTCTTAGTGCAACAGAAAATAGAGTCACTCAACAAATGAATGATAGGTTGCTATTACCTTTCAACAAAGAGGAAATACAAGAGGCTGTTTTTCAAATGGGTCCCTATAAGGCTCCTAGTCTAGATGGCTATTGTGCTTGTTTTTATCAAAAGTTTTGGCCAGTGGTGGGGGATGAGGTATGTGAGGCAATCTTAGCTTGTTTGAATTCTGAGCAAGATATGTCTAGCATAAACCATACTTACTTAGTGATGATTCCTAAGCATAACAGTCCAAAAAGTATCACAGAATACAGACTCATAAGCCTTTGTAATGTGATTTACAAGATGATTACAAAGATGTTGGCCAATCGTATGAAGGATATTTTGCCTGctattatttatcaaaatcaCTGTGCTTTTGTCACTGGGAGATTAATTATAGATAACATATTGGCAGCTTATGAGACTCTTCacacaatgaaaacaaaattgcaTAGACAAATTGGTTATATGGCATTGAAACTAGATATGAGCAAGGCTTATGATAGAGTTGAGAGGTGCTTTCTTAAGGAGGAAATGCTCAAGATGGGGTTTAATACAAAATGGACTGATTTGATTCAAAGATGtatttcttcttctactttctCAGTTCTAATCAATGGAGTAGCTCAAGAAGTGTTTAAACCCTCTAGAGTGTTAAGACAAGGTTGCCCTTtatccccttttctttttattatttgtccTGAGGCTTTGACAGCTAAGTTATACCAAGCAGAACAGATGAGACTTATTCAGGAGTTCCAATAGCTagaggaaaaattaaaatgaaccatgttttctttgctgatgatagtCTACTGTTTTGCAAGGCTTCTATGCAAGAATGGACTATAATAAATCAAATCCTCCATGGTTTTGGGCAAGCATCTAGACAACTATTAAGTAGAGAGAAAACCTCACTGTTCTTCAGCAAAAACACCAAGCAAATTACTAGAGACTATATCATGACAATAGCAGGTTTAAGAGCTTCTTCTAACCTGGAAAAATACTTGGGTTTTCCATCCCTAATTGGAAGATCAAAAGTAAGGGAATTTCATGGTATAGTGGAAAGGGTCAGCAGAAGATTAGAAAACTGGAAAAATAAGTTTCTTTCATAAGCTGGCAAAgagattttgatcaaggcagttgTTCAAGCTATCCCAACTTATAGTATGAGTGTGTTCTCTTTACCAAAAACTTAGTGCAACAAGCTCAATGCTTTAATGGCAAATTTCTGGTAGGGAGCTCAAGAGAACCAGTTGAAGATTCATTGGAAAAATTGGAGTAGTTTGAGTCTGAGCAAAATAGATGGGGGAATGGGTTTCAGAAATTTGGTTAGTTTCAACTTAGCTCTTCTAGCAAAACAAGTTTGGAGAATTCTTAAGTCTCCATCATCTCTGGCAGCTACGATTTTGAAAGCCATTTATTTCCTCAATTCTTCAATTTTACAGGCCAAGAAAGGTTCAAGACCCTCTTTTGCTTGGAGGAGCATACATTCAGCTATTGATCTAGTAAAGGAAGGTAGTATGTGGAGAGTGGGAAATGGGGAACATATTAATGTGTGGAAAGATAAGTGGATCCCAAGATTTGGACTGAGTAATATTCAATCACCAATACAAGTTTTACCAGAAAATGCAAAGGTGGCAGATTTGATAGATCAGTCCAGTGGATGGTTGAATGCACAATTGCTCAAAAATACCTTTTTTCAGGAAGATGTTaaacaaattttgaatattcCTGTTTTACAGTGTTCTACTGAGGATAAGATAGTGTGGAAAGGCACATCAAATGGAGACTTTTCAGTCAGAAGTGCATACCATCTGCATAATCAATAACAAAGAAGTAGTATGGGGGAGTGCTCATCAATAGAGGATCAAAGCAAACTGTGGAAAGTGGTATGGAATTTGCAAACAAAGAATTCTGTTAAAGTGTTTATTTGGAGAGCTTGTAATGATGCATTACCTACAAAACATAATCTGTTCAAGAGGAGGGTCACTGCAGATTCACTTTGTCCCATTTGTCAAAGATCGTGTGAAATCCCAACTCATATTTTTTGGTCTTGTCTATCTGCACAGGATGTatggaattatgaaaatataaaaatttagaaagcaGTAAGAACAGAGGATGATTTTGGCTCTATATTTCTCTCTATGTATAACAAAATTGGCAAGGAGGAAATAAGTTTTTTTGCAGAAACAACAAGGGCATTGTGGCTTAGAAGAAACCATTTGGTTTTTGAAGGAGATCTTTTATCACCAGCAAGTGTATTCACTAGATCCCAACAGTCACAACAAGAATTCATTCAAGGACAACTGTTGAATCGAGCCCCACAAAGACCACAACAACAACAGGTTAGCACATCATGGAAAGCTCCTCCTTCAGATTGGTTAAAAATAAACTGGGATGTAGCAGTCAGAGAAGTTGATCATAGAATTGGTATTGGAGTGGTGATCCGAGACAATGAAGGGATGTTCTATTCACTCTAAGGCAACCGCTTTATTTTTGTTCTCAACCATCTATTGCAGAAGCAAGGGGCTTAGTAACTACTGCATTGTTGTGTATGGAGTTGGAACTGAAACAAGTCATCTTAGAGGGGGACTCAAGTTAGGTTGTTAATGCTATGAGACAAGTAAGGATCACAATGAGATGCTGAGTTGCTTGGTGGAGGATGCTAAGGCTGTCTTGATGAAAACAAATTGGAAAATTCAACATGTCAAAAGAGAAGCAAATCAGGTGGCACATTACTTGGCTCAAGAAGCAGTCTCATTGGATTGGGAAATGCTTGATATTGATTATGTAATTCCAAACATTTTGTCTCTTGTAATGGCTGATGGCCAACAAATGATGAAATGGAATTCGAATGttgagttcaaaaaaaaaaaaaaaaaaaaagtcttgaatttattttgtgtaataaaAGCTTTATGTCTGTTCTCGTAAAATAACCGCGATGTGTAACATTCCTCCGTCGCGTTTCCGCTTACCACGTCATCTCCTCCCCTCGCTCGCACCTCTTTTACGAAAACCAAAACCCCCGCATTCAATTCCTCGGATTCCTTCTTCAACACCTTCGCTTCTTGTCGCTCGCCAGAAATCTAGGGCACGAATCTTCGTCGCTTGGCCTCTGAAACCATGAACATTTTTAGGTTCGCCGGCGATATGATGCACTTGACCAGCATCCTGGTCCTGCTTCTCAAAATCTACGCAACCAAATCTTGCTCAGGTAAGTTAAATCTCCCCCTTACCTCTTACTTGTATTCATTTCTCTCTTCCCCATTTAGTTCCCGAGAAAACACCAGGATGTTAAATAAACTAAATGGACacaatttaattgtttttcttttatttgataattaacTTATTTTTGATTTCGAGTACTGAATCCATCTTCATTAAGCGACCCTTAAATTTTCTCAGTCCCGTAGGTTGATATATTCTGTGATTGGGCATCTTATTGAACTATTTATCTTAATCTATTCACCTTTTCAGTGAACGAAGGGAGCATTAGTTCCCTCCCCTCCCCCCGTTTTGTTGCTAATAATTagcataaaaggaaagaaaatgaaaattgaagtactacatttttgtaatttaattgtTTCCTCTAAAGAAGTAGTGAGACTTCTTCCGATAGCTAGTTGATGAGTTTCAGTGAAGTGATATTTCATACGGTTGACTTAGGGAAAACTTTTAAGAATCGAAGATTTCTATTTGTTATTGCACCTTTTGTTTTGTCTGGAAAAGAACGAAGAAATAGTCTAAGTGTGATCACGGTTATGATTGATTAAAGTAACTTGGTTACGCTGGTATTAGTTGATAATTTGGTATATCATATCAGGGATTTCGCTTAAGACTCAGGAACTTTATGCGATGGTGTTTCTGGCACGGTACTTGGACCTGTTCACGGACTTTATCTCTGTCTATAACACCATTATGAAGCTCGTGTTTATAGTGAGCTCTACGGCCATTGTGTGGTGCATGAAGAGGAACCGGGTGGTGAGGCGTTCATATGATAAACAGCTTGACACATTTCGCCATTACTTTCTCCTTGCTGCAAGCTTTGCTTTGGCGCTTCTTGTGAATGAGAAGTTTACGTTTCAAGAGGTGGTTCATTGTCAACTTTAATTAGTCATCCTGAGATATTTTATACTTGGTGGATAATGTCTGTGGTTTTTGAAGAGATAGGATAATGCCCATTCCAAATTCCTGGAATAATTTTCTTCTAGCTTAatgaatattttacttttacaCAGAATGGTCTGATTATAATGATGGCTATTTGGACCTGTTCTCTTCTAGGCTTTCTCTTGTATTACTTCCCTTGTCAATGAGTAGTGAGCTTTTGTGCTTTTAACAAGTACTTGTAAGAAAATAGAATGGATAGTACCCATCcaatttttgttaatatttacTTTCTATTAGTTTCACAAGCCTTTCGATGTTCTGCAGGCAGTAGAGAGTAGGAAGGATATTAATATTAGGTTAACTGTTGAAAGAATTTTGCAGATGAGAGTTTGGAAGTATCAtgttcattacaattttcctcaATAAATGAGTGGTATATGGCGTGGAGGTAATTTATGAAAGTTTTTCTTTGCGTTCAAGTACAGTGGATCTCGCTTTTGGCTTTGGAGTGGCCTTTGCTATGAGAACTCTATTACATGGAGATGGAGAAATTTCATTATATGAGAgagttcttttccttttattttcttagcaTAAAGCTCTAACTTCTGGATTTAGgagtttttttaaatgtgtttacTACTACTTTTCACCTGACCTGTTTCCTTGTGTTTAGTTAAATAACTAGACTTTGCAAATTGAGCCTTGGGAGTTGTTACCAATTCATTGTTTTGCTACTGTACGAACAGGTCTGGGTTCATTGGCCATTTCATAGCGAAtcctatttttagttttatctttaaGACCGCATCCAAGGTGGTGGTTAAGGGCCATAATCTGTCCTGTGTCATTTTGATGCTTTTGTCTATAGGGTTTTCTATAGATTCATACCTAATATTCAGCTTTGTCCTTAATATACTTTTTGAGACTGTAAGTTTGCTTGATTGTGCTTCTGATATTTCATATCACAAAATATGTTGAACTATTAACTTGTACAAAAATCAATGATGTATGGAATGCAGTCTATAAATATGCCATTCATTTACTCAATAGTTGCACTTTGCCATTTTATtgtaagtaataaaaaatattttggaagagCGCTAGTTGCAATTCCATAATATGATGAAACTGGCGTCAGTTGCAGTTTTGCCAGTTGTATTAGTTAATATGTTGAAATattaacttgtaaaaaaatcttGTGGAAAAACcttgtacaaataattaaaaactcgTACAAAAATCAGTGATGTATGGAATGCAGTCTATAATTGCCAAACATTTACTCAATGTGACCGAAAACCATGTATAGTtgcactttttcctttttcttataagtaataaaaaatattatggaagagCACCAATtgcaaaaaatggaaaaagtaaCATGATCTGTTACTAACATTGTTGTACCTTTTTATAGATCTTCTGGGCATTTTCAATATACTTGGAGGCAGTTGCAATTCTTCCCCAGTTAGTTTTACTACAGCGAAGTGGAAATGTAGACAATTTAACTGGGCaatatgttttctttcttgggTATGTGTATTTCTTTACTACTGCCCTCTCAGGAATTATCCATATTGTATGTTTATAaagtttttctttcatttgtctGCCTATCATTTTGTGTTATTGAATTCATTTCTCATTTAAGATTTTGCTTCCTACTTGTGTTGTCATGTAATAGTTATATTGTTTGTAAACTTACTCTAATTGAGCATTGTGAGGGTGTAGAGATGTGTGTAAATGAAAATCTTTGGATGTAACGGTCGTGGGATAAGATATAGAATTGCACTTTTAAAGTTTCATTTTATATGGTATTTTTGGTTGTATGTATTGGCCTTATGGATTTGCAACTTAAATGCAACATGATGTGTCTGGTTTGTATTGTATAAATACTTTTATGTTATTCTATAGTTTTCTGTTAACATCCTTCTTTACTGAAAGGAGTAAATGTCTgtgtttcctttcttttttgtttttgtgtgctTGTTTGTGTTTTCATGGGCGTTATATTGGTAAACAAGTTATTCATGAAAAGGATACACCTCGCACATCCATCATAGCAATTCtgtaaatattgaaattatatGTGGGCGTTTTGTGCCCCCATGTAAAACGGTATAatgcataatatatagttattttggTTGATACGAATTCTGAACCCCTTCAGAGAGACACATCTCTCTGTGTGCGCAAGCACGCGGTTGTGTAATACACTATACACAAACGCACACATAATAAATACATAaccttaatttgtttttggtCCTTACCtttcttttaaactttttgATTTTCCTCCATGAATTGGGTGCCATAGATAGCTTTGTGTACTCATGAATGATAAATTTAATCTGTATGATTTGGTGTCACCGATACCCTTCACTCTCCCAACCCATTTCTACACGGTGTGACAAGGGTAAGCGTCTTTTGGATACTCCAATCCTGTGGAAAACCTTTGGAGCGGAACTCTTGAAACTTAGATACATACCCTAGTTTGTAAAACTTAGATCAGAATAGCATGCAGCTTTGTGCAAGAGTATGACTTGTTATTACTGTATTTGCTTCCCCTTGAAGCAATTAACAGTGCCTGcctgttttcttttccttgttttCTATTGCAATTAACAGCATTTGTGTCTGCATCATGGTGGTTCATATAAGCAAGTAAAGATATTGGTTGCGTGCATGTTAATTCAATTCATGGCAGGAGTACTGAAGGTCCATATCTTCATTTTGCAGGGCATATCGTGCATTTTACATCCTTAACTGGATATATCGCTACTTCACAGAGACACACTTCAGTCGATGGATAGGTAAGCAATGGATAGGTAAGAGTTTGTCTTGTGTTCTGCTGCCTGTGACTATACTTAAAAGATTCTTTCTAAATTTTGCAGCTTGCATCTCTGGTCTTGTTCAGACAGCTTTGTATGCAGACTTCTTTTACTATTACTATATTAGGTAATGAACTATGACACATTCTTGATGAGGATCCATTCCAACACTTTCTTATTTGATGGATAACGATTAGAATTGTTTGTTTTGCAGCTggaaaaacaatacaaaacttAAGTTGCCAGCTTGAGCCAAGAAtgtattttttgaaatcttgaaGCTTGTTTTACCAAATCATTCTTAGTTTTCACTCAGCAATCAGCACTGTTGGTAAAAAATGAGCCATAGTATGATACTTGGGCTGGAAGGAGGGATAGAGGCTTCTTGTTATAATTAAGATGACAAACCCGTGCCGACGGGTGAAAATTTATCTGGTTTTAGGTTGAATACCCCTGCAATTGGCAATTTTAGATTGGATTGAGCGCTCCATGTTCTAGTCTGGTGATATAGttttgaaatgtttttcctGCCACTGCTTTTGACTTGAAAAGATTTATTGGAATGACACAATCGCAGAACTGGCTGATATGCTGTACATGGATGTTTATTGCACATGTGTTTTGACCAATTTACCCCATGTAATTGTATGTTTATAGTCCGATGCAGTTAATAAGTCGCCCTagtatttttacctttttttttgttttgatgaagtAACATGTatgctttcatttcaactcTAATCAATCATTGCAGAGTTTATCTTGTAATACAAATGTAAACACATCTAATGTACTATCCTCTATCCAAACAATATCCTTGTTATGTACTATAGATATTTTAGCCAATTCGTGTGCCACCTTATTACCCTCTCTGTATGTATGCTGTAACTTCTAACTTGTTCTGCTAGCAAACACTTCCCTCAAATCTTCAATCAATTGTCCATACCACACCCAGCTATCTTCCTTGTTGTTTACTACATCTATTACCACCAATGCATCTCCTTCAAAAACCACCCTGGAGAAGTTCAATTCTGTGCACAATTCCATTGCATCCCACAATGGATAAATCTCAACTAAAATTGGGTTATTGATTTTCATCTTACTCATACATAAAGAAGCTATCACCTCTCCCTCCCCATCCCTTGTGACTATTCCTGCTcccattttcatattctttgAATTATAGGCTGTATCTTAATTTACCTTCACTTCATTTTCTCCTGGCTCCTTCCATCTAACACCACCTCGAGAAGATTCAGTTGCTGTATgattagggctgtaaatgaaccagtctgttcgatagcccGTTTGATACTcgctcggttaaactcgaatcgaacttgactcgtgaaaaaaaaagctcattCGGGAAAGTAGATACCCGCTAGATTTGTAAATGACATATACTCGaaaaaactcgactcgactcagcTAAGGCTCGTTAGGgcccgctcgtttatgctcgagttgACTCGTTAGCTTGACTCAAttaaactcattcatatattgataaatatatacatatacctatgtatatatacatatatatatatatatatatataatagctaatcatataagcatatcacttttataattaaacatataatatgtaatttaattacttatgtctatataatgaatatacttcatatgtatattttataatttgtataataattagtcgataaaatttaataatttcatatactaatatgtgagaaccatttatgaatatatatatgctattatattaagtgtatatattaataatttatgtatgcatataatatattattttttggataaatataaactagttagatattaattatttataaatttttttaaattttataactcAATAGAGGTCTACTTGttaattgtataaattcaatattagatcttttattttttttaatttattaattattaaatcttattcaaaaaataaaaaaataaacaattcgagcttgagctcgagctcggcttgactcgaactcgtttgtgggacaagctcgagctcgagttcgagttgagagtttagcttatcgagtcgagctcgaacaaagaataaaaaaaaatctcgaactCAGGTTCGAGCTcaagctcgagtattttgagtcgagtcgagctcggcaagccaaagcTCAGCTCGGCTCGGCTCGATTATGGCCCTATATGATACACCAATCTCTCCTTCTGTACCATTTGATATTCATTCAAGATCTTCCAAGGCTTTTTCAATGACTCTTCTCGGATTTAAGAAATTATCTCCAAAGATTACCCTATTTCTCCTCAACCACATATTTCTCATTATCACTGTCTGTCACTTTCTCTAATTCCTTTAGTTTCAATTTCTACACTAACAACTTCCAGATTGAGAAAAACTCCATTTCATTGCTGTTCCATTTTTGGACAGGATTGGAGTATTCTGCCCACACATGTATTGCAGCACCATAGCTCCAAAGTGAGTGACAAACTGATTCCAGTTCTCTATTGCAAATGGGGCATAATGGATTTTCTACTATCTTCCTTTTGGTCAGATTCTCTTTTGTAGGAAGGCAATTGTTGACAGCTTTCCACATATAATTCCTGACCACTGTAGGGACAGTCAACTTCCATACCTCCTTCTATATTGAGCCTTCACTAGAGGTACTAAAGGATTCTCCTTTATCTCCTCTCCTCTTTATATTCATATCTAGGTGATGTGCACTCTTTACTAAAAAGTTACATGTTTTTGTAAAACTTCATATTTGTTTATCACTCAATCCTAGCTTACTCGGAGGGATTTTATAAATAACGTCTGCTTCTTCTTTCCCCAACACTTTCTCAATAAGATATTCCTTCCACACTCCTCTAGCAGCATTAATAAATTCCACCACCCTTGAACTTCTGTTGAATCTCTTTAAAGGAGCTTGTACCAATTGCCGAGAGGAAAGTGAAGACACCCATCTATCATCCCATATTTTAATCTCTTAtccattttctattttctacaCTAACCCctctttaacatctttaaaGCACTCTATAAACTTCTCCACATCATAGAAGGGCAGCTGCCTAGTTTTGAAGAGAGCAAATCCTACTtcttaaagtattttttttttttaaaatcctttCGGATAAGGAGTTGGGATTGGTCAAAGCCCTCCAACACTACTTTGCAAGCATGGCTCCGTTGAAACTGTCTACATCTCGGAATCCCATCCCTCACATTTCTTTTGATGCTCCGATCTTTTCCCAACTTTTCCattgtattttcttctcattttgcTTCTGCTCCCACCAAAATCTAGCCATTAGTGCAGAAATCTCATTACACAGCTTCTTTGGCAATTGAAAAACACTCATGTGATAGGTGAGGATTGCTTGGACTGCAGCCTTTCAATAACACCTCCTTTCCAGCTTGGGACAAAATCTAGTTCTtccaattatttaatttttgccACACCTTCTCCTTTATTCCTCTAAAGACATTATATTTGGACCTCTCCACCATAGGGGACAGACCCAAATATCTCTCACAATTTCCACTCAGTCTTGCTCCAACAGCCTCCAATATCTACATTTTAACTTGATTCTTTGTGTTATCACTGAGGAAAATTAAAGTTTTCTGGTTGTTAAAGCATTGACCAAAGGCTTCCTTGTTCATATCCAAGATCTTCTTGATACTCTTCCATTCCTCTATTGAAGCTTTAGAAAAAAGAATCATCTGCAAACATCAGATGATTTACTCTTGTTCCACTTCTAACAACTGTAGCTCCTCTTATATCACCTTTCTTCTCAGCCCAAATTGATTAGACTACTTAGACCCTTAGCATCCAATAGAAATAAGTATGGGGACAAAGGGTATTCCTACCTCAACCCTCTTGAAGGAACAAATTTCTCACCTGGTTTGTCATTCACCAATATTGAGTATGACAGTAGAGACAACTCATAATCAACTCAATCAATTTCTCACAAAAGCCCATCTTCCTCATCACAGCTTCCAAAAACCTTCATTCCACATGGTCATAGGCCTTTAACATGTTTAAATTTAGAGCCATACTTCCTACCTTCCCTCTTTGTCTTTTCTTGATCGAGTGCAGTACCTCATAAGCCACTAATATATTGTTAGAAATTAATCTTCGAAGAATAAAAGCACTCTGCTGTTGTGAGATAATTTCTGACATCACCACCTTAAGTCTATTTGGTACTATTTTGTACATAGCATTGCACAAGCTGATTGGTCTGTATTCACTCACTAGCTTGGGGGCTTTAATTTTAGGAACTAAAGCAATGAAAATATGGTTCATAGATTTCAACACACTTCCACCATGTAGAAAGTTTAGTACTACATTACAAACCTCCTCACCAACTATATACTAGTACTTTCGGAAGAAACAAACTCCAAACCCAAAAGGCATAGGTGACTTAAAGGGACCCATCTGATGAACTACATTCTCAATTT
Encoded proteins:
- the LOC121267514 gene encoding ER lumen protein-retaining receptor A-like, whose product is MNIFRFAGDMMHLTSILVLLLKIYATKSCSGISLKTQELYAMVFLARYLDLFTDFISVYNTIMKLVFIVSSTAIVWCMKRNRVVRRSYDKQLDTFRHYFLLAASFALALLVNEKFTFQEIFWAFSIYLEAVAILPQLVLLQRSGNVDNLTGQYVFFLGAYRAFYILNWIYRYFTETHFSRWIACISGLVQTALYADFFYYYYISWKNNTKLKLPA